The Sesamum indicum cultivar Zhongzhi No. 13 linkage group LG6, S_indicum_v1.0, whole genome shotgun sequence genome has a segment encoding these proteins:
- the LOC105163202 gene encoding nodulin homeobox isoform X3, whose protein sequence is MSWERDKSTFKYLLCGILLLHSMCDLASRVPKFEQILLDDVKVSEQLIDLVFYILVLLGAYRQEHNNIPNDMVLLHSALVACSLKLLTVIVSPQFQEVAQVLIAYHKVDIFMDATFSAVCIDVQFLQTKLSEEHADSSANISPTAEETLNHLCQQCDSSLQFLQSLCQQKMFRECIVKNKELCGNGGVLILVQSVMSLKISPLYSTSLYMASVSRLKSKALSILLYLCEAESVSYLDEVASNPGSQNLAKSTALQVLELLKKMFGIDSRPLIASPEIIYPKGQLELNAMRLADVFSDDSNFRSFIMINFTEALAAIFLLPHGEFLSGWCSSDLPVCEDDAALEHPDSSTFPCSVPRSSYAHQRTSLLIKVIANLHCFVPDVCQDEKDHFLNKFVRFLQKGSQKLSNGFSSILDPEKTTTVSKNLGSLLSHAESLVPRFLNEDDVQLLRLFVSQFESLIVPAASEDHLVEDAHNTGVRSSSLPREIAANHDNNDINMEECMRENVTLQEVDQLDQSVDGQRKTGTMELGKSNGVLTNLADIERDARTVETSGSDSSPTRGKNTITRVDVDHIKGSVLEETLEDEKVDAIHSDEKQQRKRKRTIMNDKQIALIESALVDEPDMHRNSTSLRMWADKLSLHGAEVTTSRLKNWLNNRKARLARAAKDVRVSYEGDNLDRQGSGLDSPHSPMDDARVASAVRGSVRNDVIDTAVPASVDENLGTSVAAPRGSGLYFEPGQYVMLVGEKAEEVGKGKVFQVRGKWCGRSLEQSGTCVVDIVELSIDRFAKLLHPVEATGNSFYQAEKRLGLMRVLWDLNKLFQLPSR, encoded by the exons ATGTCTTGGGAAAGGGACAAGTCCACATTCAAGTACTTGTTATGTGGAATTCTTCTGTTGCATTCCATGTGTGATCTTGCATCTCGGGTCCCCAAATTTGAGCAG ATATTGCTTGATGATGTGAAAGTATCGGAACAGTTAATTGACCTGGTCTTTTATATTCTAGTTCTCCTTGGTGCATACAGACAG GAACACAACAACATTCCCAATGATATGGTTCTCTTGCACTCGGCCTTGGTTGCTTGCAGTCTGAAATTGCTAACGGTGATTGTCTCTCCACAGTTCCAAGAGGTTGCTCAAGTGCTGATTGCATACCATAAG GTTGACATATTTATGGATGCAACATTTTCTGCTGTTTGCATCGATGTTCAATTTCTCCAGACAAAGCTGTCTGAGGAACATGCTGATTCCTCTGCAAACATTTCCCCTACTGCTGAAGAGACCTTGAATCATCTATGCCAGCAGTGTGACTCCTCTCTGCAATTTCTGCAGTCTCTGTGTCAGCAGAAGATGTTTAGAGAATGCATTGTCAAGAATAAG GAGTTATGCGGCAATGGCGGTGTTCTTATACTGGTCCAGTCAGTTATGAGCTTAAAGATATCACCTTTGTACAGTACATCCTTGTATATGGCTTCTGTCTCTCGGCTGAAGTCGAAAGCGTTATCTATT CTCTTGTACCTCTGTGAAGCAGAGAGCGTATCCTACCTCGATGAGGTTGCCAGCAATCCTGGAAGTCAAAATTTGGCAAAGTCTACTGCACTACAG gttcTTGAATTACTGAAGAAAATGTTTGGTATAGATTCTAGACCATTAATTGCTTCTCCTGAGATAATCTATCCAAAGGGACAACTGGAACTTAATGCTATGCGCCTGGCAGACGTCTTCTCAGATGATTCAAATTTTCGCTCTTTCATCATGATAAACTTT ACGGAAGCTCTGGCGGCCATCTTTTTACTCCCTCATGGAGAGTTTTTGTCTGGTTGGTGTTCATCTGATCTTCCAGTTTGTGAAGATGATGCAGCTCTGGA ACATCCGGATTCATCTACATTTCCTTGCAGTGTACCTCGGTCATCCTATGCCCATCAGAGAACATCTCTATTGATCAAAGTGATAGCAAACCTTCACTGTTTTGTTCCTGATGTATGTCAAG ATGAGAAGGATCACTTTCTCAACAAGTTCGTTCGGTTCTTACAGAAGGGGTCTCAGAAACTGTCAAATgggttttcatctattttggATCCTGAAAAAACTACTACGGTTAGCAAGAATTTAG GTTCACTGTTAAGTCATGCAGAGTCTTTAGTTCCAAGATTTTTAAACGAAGATGACGTGCAGCTACTAAG GTTATTTGTCAGTCAATTTGAGTCTCTGATTGTTCCTGCTGCATCTGAAGATCATCTAGTTGAA GATGCTCACAATACAGGGGTGCGCTCTTCATCCTTACCCAGAGAAATAGCAGCAAATCATGACAACAATGATATCAACATGGAAGAGTGTATGCGAGAGAATGTTACTTTACAAGAGGTGGACCAATTGGATCAATCTGTTGATGGGCAAAGGAAAACTGGGACGATGGAACTGGGTAAGTCTAATGGAGTCCTTACAAATTTGGCAGATATTGAGAGAGATGCTCGAACTGTTGAAACTAGTGGTTCGGATTCTAGTCCAACACGAGGAAAGAACACTATTACTCGAGTGGATGTTGACCACATCAAAGGAAGTGTTCTTGAAGAAACCCTGGAGGATGAAAAGGTCGATGCTATACATTCTGATGAAAAGCAACAAAGGAAACGAAAGCGAACTATAATGAATGATAAACAGATAGCACTTATAGAATCTGCACTTGTAGATGAACCTGACATGCACCGTAATTCAACCTCATTGAGGATGTGGGCTGACAAACTAAGTCTTCAT GGTGCGGAGGTTACAACTTCCAGACTTAAAAATTG GCTCAATAACCGAAAAGCTAGGCTAGCCCGTGCAGCCAAGGATGTTCGTGTTTCATATGAAGGGGACAATCTTGACAGACAAGGTTCTGGCTTGGATTCACCCCACAGTCCTATGGATGATGCTCGTGTAGCCTCTGCTGTGAGAGGGAGTGTTAGGAATGATGTTATAGACACAGCAGTGCCAGCTAGTGTTGATGAGAACTTGGGGACTTCAGTTGCAGCACCTAGGGGATCTGGTCTATACTTTGAGCCAGGCCAATACGTAATGCTTGTTGGTGAAAAAGCAGAGGAGGTTGGGAAGGGTAAGGTATTTCAGGTCCGTGGAAAGTGGTGCGGGAGGAGCTTGGAGCAATCTGGGACATGTGTTGTGGACATTGTGGAACTTTCAATTGATAGATTTGCCAAGCTTCTGCATCCAGTGGAAGCCACAGGCAACTCATTTTATCAGGCCGAAAAAAGACTAGGGTTGATGCGAGTGTTGTGGGATTTAAACAAACTTTTCCAGCTGCCGTCTCGGTGA
- the LOC105163200 gene encoding protein SLOW WALKER 1: MAETFPVKPKLRPTSGKSTPTAESKYWKSFKIPKDIETTPSKSLNYPITSLSFSPVAPHDFAATHSASFTVFSGKTLEPKFTVNDFSDAAASSSFRCDGKLLAAGDLTGTVHVFDAKSRNHLRRLKGHSAAARVVCYPRAADKFHLFSGGDDSVVKYWDVAAEKCVLNLLGHKDYVRCGDASPVSDDMFVSGSYDHKVRVWDVRVSSAVSVAELNHEKPVESVIYLPSGGLIATAGGNFVKIWDVIGGGKLLYSMESHNKTVTALCMGKVGRVGGDEAEQNRILSVSLDGYMKVFDYAKFKITYSMRFPHPLLSVGFSPDSLTRVIGTSKGILYIGRRKGKVESADLGDPVALGAVEDEPQRRVLRPSYFRYFHRGQNAKPAEGDYLIKRPKKVKLAEYDKLLKKFRHKESLVAVLNGKNPENVVAVIEELILRKKLLKCVTNLDAEELGLLLGFLQKYSTMPRYAGLLTRLVNKVVELRAEDIRSSDQLRGHIRNLKRDVEEEIRIQQSLLEIQGIISPMLRIAARR, translated from the coding sequence ATGGCGGAAACGTTTCCCGTTAAACCAAAACTCCGACCCACTTCCGGTAAATCCACCCCCACCGCAGAATCTAAGTACTGGAAGTCATTCAAAATCCCTAAAGACATCGAAACCACACCATCAAAATCTCTGAATTACCCCATTACTTCACTGTCCTTCTCCCCCGTAGCTCCCCACGATTTTGCTGCCACTCATTCCGCAAGCTTCACCGTATTTTCCGGCAAAACCCTCGAGCCTAAATTCACTGTTAACGATTTTTCGGACGCCGCCGCCTCCTCATCTTTCCGCTGCGACGGAAAACTCCTGGCGGCTGGGGATTTAACTGGTACTGTACACGTGTTCGATGCAAAGTCTCGCAACCATCTCCGCCGTTTAAAGGGTCACTCGGCCGCAGCGCGCGTTGTCTGTTACCCGCGCGCAGCCGATAAGTTCCACCTCTTCTCTGGTGGCGATGACTCTGTTGTTAAGTATTGGGACGTTGCGGCTGAGAAGTGTGTTTTGAATCTTCTGGGGCACAAGGATTATGTGCGATGTGGTGATGCTTCCCCAGTGAGCGATGATATGTTTGTTTCGGGTTCTTATGATCATAAGGTGAGGGTTTGGGATGTCAGGGTGTCGAGTGCTGTTTCTGTCGCCGaattaaatcatgaaaaaCCGGTGGAGAGTGTGATTTATTTGCCATCTGGGGGTTTGATCGCCACCGCTGGTggtaattttgtgaaaatatggGATGTAATTGGAGGTGGAAAGTTGTTGTACTCTATGGAGAGTCACAATAAGACAGTGACGGCTCTTTGTATGGGCAAGGTTGGGAGAGTTGGTGGAGATGAAGCTGAGCAGAACAGGATTTTAAGTGTTTCTCTGGATGGGTATATGAAGGTTTTTGATTATGCAAAGTTCAAAATCACTTATTCCATGAGGTTTCCGCATCCTCTTTTGTCGGTTGGCTTTTCACCCGATTCTTTGACAAGAGTAATAGGGACTTCGAAAGGGATTCTGTATATTGGGAGAAGGAAAGGTAAGGTGGAGAGTGCGGATTTGGGGGATCCAGTAGCGTTGGGAGCTGTGGAGGATGAGCCTCAGAGAAGAGTTTTAAGGCCTTCTTATTTTAGGTACTTCCATCGAGGGCAAAACGCTAAGCCTGCAGAAGGAGATTACTTGATTAAGAGGCCAAAGAAAGTCAAGTTGGCAGagtatgataaattattgaagAAGTTTAGGCATAAGGAGTCATTGGTGGCTGTTTTGAATGGGAAAAATCCAGAGAACGTGGTGGCTGTTATCGAGGAGTTAATATTGCGGAAGAAGTTGCTGAAATGTGTAACCAATTTGGACGCAGAGGAGCTTGGATTGTTACTAGGCTTTCTTCAGAAGTACTCAACAATGCCGAGGTATGCAGGATTGCTGACGAGGTTGGTTAATAAGGTTGTTGAATTGCGGGCTGAAGACATAAGATCTTCAGATCAATTAAGAGGTCATATTAGAAATCTAAAGCGGGATGTTGAAGAGGAGATCAGAATACAGCAGTCACTGCTAGAAATTCAGGGTATAATATCTCCAATGCTGAGGATTGCTGCTAGAAGATGA
- the LOC105163203 gene encoding SOSS complex subunit B homolog: protein MKPEETMEPETTLQPLKNIVPAAQNNINAKFILLDKGRVTLEGQYKTCLALVADETAAVHFQLWGDECDVFEPGDIILLTNGIFSYSRNNLVLRAGKRGKAQKVGEFTLAFVETPNLSEIRWAPHPNDSKKYVQQAVVSPHSRIFIPPR, encoded by the coding sequence ATGAAACCAGAAGAAACCATGGAGCCTGAAACAACGTTGCAGCCTCTAAAAAACATCGTGCCAGCGGCGCAGAACAACATAAACGCCAAATTCATACTTCTCGACAAAGGCAGAGTAACACTTGAAGGACAATACAAGACTTGCCTTGCGCTTGTTGCGGACGAGACGGCGGCAGTGCACTTTCAGTTGTGGGGCGACGAGTGCGACGTTTTCGAGCCTGGCGACATCATTCTATTGACGAACGGCATATTTTCCTACAGTCGCAACAATCTCGTTTTGAGGGCCGGTAAAAGGGGGAAAGCACAGAAAGTGGGGGAATTTACATTGGCCTTCGTGGAGACACCCAATTTGAGTGAGATACGGTGGGCACCTCACCCTAATGACTCCAAGAAGTATGTGCAGCAGGCTGTGGTTTCTCCACATTCCCGTATTTTCATCCCTCCGCGTTGA
- the LOC105163202 gene encoding nodulin homeobox isoform X2: MRALNEASTSTELINTLFRSRSEVALDLIAAVKGLHELSPQQLSKLIRDSGNNVVRHIAEDGSHIQVDLEKFARYLPLHLIAVIMSWERDKSTFKYLLCGILLLHSMCDLASRVPKFEQILLDDVKVSEQLIDLVFYILVLLGAYRQEHNNIPNDMVLLHSALVACSLKLLTVIVSPQFQEVAQVLIAYHKVDIFMDATFSAVCIDVQFLQTKLSEEHADSSANISPTAEETLNHLCQQCDSSLQFLQSLCQQKMFRECIVKNKELCGNGGVLILVQSVMSLKISPLYSTSLYMASVSRLKSKALSILLYLCEAESVSYLDEVASNPGSQNLAKSTALQVLELLKKMFGIDSRPLIASPEIIYPKGQLELNAMRLADVFSDDSNFRSFIMINFTEALAAIFLLPHGEFLSGWCSSDLPVCEDDAALDVPRSSYAHQRTSLLIKVIANLHCFVPDVCQDEKDHFLNKFVRFLQKGSQKLSNGFSSILDPEKTTTVSKNLGSLLSHAESLVPRFLNEDDVQLLRLFVSQFESLIVPAASEDHLVEDAHNTGVRSSSLPREIAANHDNNDINMEECMRENVTLQEVDQLDQSVDGQRKTGTMELGKSNGVLTNLADIERDARTVETSGSDSSPTRGKNTITRVDVDHIKGSVLEETLEDEKVDAIHSDEKQQRKRKRTIMNDKQIALIESALVDEPDMHRNSTSLRMWADKLSLHGAEVTTSRLKNWLNNRKARLARAAKDVRVSYEGDNLDRQGSGLDSPHSPMDDARVASAVRGSVRNDVIDTAVPASVDENLGTSVAAPRGSGLYFEPGQYVMLVGEKAEEVGKGKVFQVRGKWCGRSLEQSGTCVVDIVELSIDRFAKLLHPVEATGNSFYQAEKRLGLMRVLWDLNKLFQLPSR; this comes from the exons ATGAGGGCACTGAACGAAGCTTCCACCAGCACTGAATTAATAAACACTTTATTTAGAAGCAGAAGTGAGGTG GCCCTAGATCTAATTGCTGCTGTAAAAGGACTACACGAGCTTAGCCCACAACAGCTCAGTAAACTAATCAGGGATTCTGGGAACAATGTTGTTCGGCACATTGCTGAAGATGGATCACACATACAG GTTGACTTGGAAAAATTTGCAAGGTATCTTCCTCTGCACCTCATCGCGGTGATTATGTCTTGGGAAAGGGACAAGTCCACATTCAAGTACTTGTTATGTGGAATTCTTCTGTTGCATTCCATGTGTGATCTTGCATCTCGGGTCCCCAAATTTGAGCAG ATATTGCTTGATGATGTGAAAGTATCGGAACAGTTAATTGACCTGGTCTTTTATATTCTAGTTCTCCTTGGTGCATACAGACAG GAACACAACAACATTCCCAATGATATGGTTCTCTTGCACTCGGCCTTGGTTGCTTGCAGTCTGAAATTGCTAACGGTGATTGTCTCTCCACAGTTCCAAGAGGTTGCTCAAGTGCTGATTGCATACCATAAG GTTGACATATTTATGGATGCAACATTTTCTGCTGTTTGCATCGATGTTCAATTTCTCCAGACAAAGCTGTCTGAGGAACATGCTGATTCCTCTGCAAACATTTCCCCTACTGCTGAAGAGACCTTGAATCATCTATGCCAGCAGTGTGACTCCTCTCTGCAATTTCTGCAGTCTCTGTGTCAGCAGAAGATGTTTAGAGAATGCATTGTCAAGAATAAG GAGTTATGCGGCAATGGCGGTGTTCTTATACTGGTCCAGTCAGTTATGAGCTTAAAGATATCACCTTTGTACAGTACATCCTTGTATATGGCTTCTGTCTCTCGGCTGAAGTCGAAAGCGTTATCTATT CTCTTGTACCTCTGTGAAGCAGAGAGCGTATCCTACCTCGATGAGGTTGCCAGCAATCCTGGAAGTCAAAATTTGGCAAAGTCTACTGCACTACAG gttcTTGAATTACTGAAGAAAATGTTTGGTATAGATTCTAGACCATTAATTGCTTCTCCTGAGATAATCTATCCAAAGGGACAACTGGAACTTAATGCTATGCGCCTGGCAGACGTCTTCTCAGATGATTCAAATTTTCGCTCTTTCATCATGATAAACTTT ACGGAAGCTCTGGCGGCCATCTTTTTACTCCCTCATGGAGAGTTTTTGTCTGGTTGGTGTTCATCTGATCTTCCAGTTTGTGAAGATGATGCAGCTCTGGA TGTACCTCGGTCATCCTATGCCCATCAGAGAACATCTCTATTGATCAAAGTGATAGCAAACCTTCACTGTTTTGTTCCTGATGTATGTCAAG ATGAGAAGGATCACTTTCTCAACAAGTTCGTTCGGTTCTTACAGAAGGGGTCTCAGAAACTGTCAAATgggttttcatctattttggATCCTGAAAAAACTACTACGGTTAGCAAGAATTTAG GTTCACTGTTAAGTCATGCAGAGTCTTTAGTTCCAAGATTTTTAAACGAAGATGACGTGCAGCTACTAAG GTTATTTGTCAGTCAATTTGAGTCTCTGATTGTTCCTGCTGCATCTGAAGATCATCTAGTTGAA GATGCTCACAATACAGGGGTGCGCTCTTCATCCTTACCCAGAGAAATAGCAGCAAATCATGACAACAATGATATCAACATGGAAGAGTGTATGCGAGAGAATGTTACTTTACAAGAGGTGGACCAATTGGATCAATCTGTTGATGGGCAAAGGAAAACTGGGACGATGGAACTGGGTAAGTCTAATGGAGTCCTTACAAATTTGGCAGATATTGAGAGAGATGCTCGAACTGTTGAAACTAGTGGTTCGGATTCTAGTCCAACACGAGGAAAGAACACTATTACTCGAGTGGATGTTGACCACATCAAAGGAAGTGTTCTTGAAGAAACCCTGGAGGATGAAAAGGTCGATGCTATACATTCTGATGAAAAGCAACAAAGGAAACGAAAGCGAACTATAATGAATGATAAACAGATAGCACTTATAGAATCTGCACTTGTAGATGAACCTGACATGCACCGTAATTCAACCTCATTGAGGATGTGGGCTGACAAACTAAGTCTTCAT GGTGCGGAGGTTACAACTTCCAGACTTAAAAATTG GCTCAATAACCGAAAAGCTAGGCTAGCCCGTGCAGCCAAGGATGTTCGTGTTTCATATGAAGGGGACAATCTTGACAGACAAGGTTCTGGCTTGGATTCACCCCACAGTCCTATGGATGATGCTCGTGTAGCCTCTGCTGTGAGAGGGAGTGTTAGGAATGATGTTATAGACACAGCAGTGCCAGCTAGTGTTGATGAGAACTTGGGGACTTCAGTTGCAGCACCTAGGGGATCTGGTCTATACTTTGAGCCAGGCCAATACGTAATGCTTGTTGGTGAAAAAGCAGAGGAGGTTGGGAAGGGTAAGGTATTTCAGGTCCGTGGAAAGTGGTGCGGGAGGAGCTTGGAGCAATCTGGGACATGTGTTGTGGACATTGTGGAACTTTCAATTGATAGATTTGCCAAGCTTCTGCATCCAGTGGAAGCCACAGGCAACTCATTTTATCAGGCCGAAAAAAGACTAGGGTTGATGCGAGTGTTGTGGGATTTAAACAAACTTTTCCAGCTGCCGTCTCGGTGA
- the LOC105163202 gene encoding nodulin homeobox isoform X1: MRALNEASTSTELINTLFRSRSEVALDLIAAVKGLHELSPQQLSKLIRDSGNNVVRHIAEDGSHIQVDLEKFARYLPLHLIAVIMSWERDKSTFKYLLCGILLLHSMCDLASRVPKFEQILLDDVKVSEQLIDLVFYILVLLGAYRQEHNNIPNDMVLLHSALVACSLKLLTVIVSPQFQEVAQVLIAYHKVDIFMDATFSAVCIDVQFLQTKLSEEHADSSANISPTAEETLNHLCQQCDSSLQFLQSLCQQKMFRECIVKNKELCGNGGVLILVQSVMSLKISPLYSTSLYMASVSRLKSKALSILLYLCEAESVSYLDEVASNPGSQNLAKSTALQVLELLKKMFGIDSRPLIASPEIIYPKGQLELNAMRLADVFSDDSNFRSFIMINFTEALAAIFLLPHGEFLSGWCSSDLPVCEDDAALEHPDSSTFPCSVPRSSYAHQRTSLLIKVIANLHCFVPDVCQDEKDHFLNKFVRFLQKGSQKLSNGFSSILDPEKTTTVSKNLGSLLSHAESLVPRFLNEDDVQLLRLFVSQFESLIVPAASEDHLVEDAHNTGVRSSSLPREIAANHDNNDINMEECMRENVTLQEVDQLDQSVDGQRKTGTMELGKSNGVLTNLADIERDARTVETSGSDSSPTRGKNTITRVDVDHIKGSVLEETLEDEKVDAIHSDEKQQRKRKRTIMNDKQIALIESALVDEPDMHRNSTSLRMWADKLSLHGAEVTTSRLKNWLNNRKARLARAAKDVRVSYEGDNLDRQGSGLDSPHSPMDDARVASAVRGSVRNDVIDTAVPASVDENLGTSVAAPRGSGLYFEPGQYVMLVGEKAEEVGKGKVFQVRGKWCGRSLEQSGTCVVDIVELSIDRFAKLLHPVEATGNSFYQAEKRLGLMRVLWDLNKLFQLPSR; the protein is encoded by the exons ATGAGGGCACTGAACGAAGCTTCCACCAGCACTGAATTAATAAACACTTTATTTAGAAGCAGAAGTGAGGTG GCCCTAGATCTAATTGCTGCTGTAAAAGGACTACACGAGCTTAGCCCACAACAGCTCAGTAAACTAATCAGGGATTCTGGGAACAATGTTGTTCGGCACATTGCTGAAGATGGATCACACATACAG GTTGACTTGGAAAAATTTGCAAGGTATCTTCCTCTGCACCTCATCGCGGTGATTATGTCTTGGGAAAGGGACAAGTCCACATTCAAGTACTTGTTATGTGGAATTCTTCTGTTGCATTCCATGTGTGATCTTGCATCTCGGGTCCCCAAATTTGAGCAG ATATTGCTTGATGATGTGAAAGTATCGGAACAGTTAATTGACCTGGTCTTTTATATTCTAGTTCTCCTTGGTGCATACAGACAG GAACACAACAACATTCCCAATGATATGGTTCTCTTGCACTCGGCCTTGGTTGCTTGCAGTCTGAAATTGCTAACGGTGATTGTCTCTCCACAGTTCCAAGAGGTTGCTCAAGTGCTGATTGCATACCATAAG GTTGACATATTTATGGATGCAACATTTTCTGCTGTTTGCATCGATGTTCAATTTCTCCAGACAAAGCTGTCTGAGGAACATGCTGATTCCTCTGCAAACATTTCCCCTACTGCTGAAGAGACCTTGAATCATCTATGCCAGCAGTGTGACTCCTCTCTGCAATTTCTGCAGTCTCTGTGTCAGCAGAAGATGTTTAGAGAATGCATTGTCAAGAATAAG GAGTTATGCGGCAATGGCGGTGTTCTTATACTGGTCCAGTCAGTTATGAGCTTAAAGATATCACCTTTGTACAGTACATCCTTGTATATGGCTTCTGTCTCTCGGCTGAAGTCGAAAGCGTTATCTATT CTCTTGTACCTCTGTGAAGCAGAGAGCGTATCCTACCTCGATGAGGTTGCCAGCAATCCTGGAAGTCAAAATTTGGCAAAGTCTACTGCACTACAG gttcTTGAATTACTGAAGAAAATGTTTGGTATAGATTCTAGACCATTAATTGCTTCTCCTGAGATAATCTATCCAAAGGGACAACTGGAACTTAATGCTATGCGCCTGGCAGACGTCTTCTCAGATGATTCAAATTTTCGCTCTTTCATCATGATAAACTTT ACGGAAGCTCTGGCGGCCATCTTTTTACTCCCTCATGGAGAGTTTTTGTCTGGTTGGTGTTCATCTGATCTTCCAGTTTGTGAAGATGATGCAGCTCTGGA ACATCCGGATTCATCTACATTTCCTTGCAGTGTACCTCGGTCATCCTATGCCCATCAGAGAACATCTCTATTGATCAAAGTGATAGCAAACCTTCACTGTTTTGTTCCTGATGTATGTCAAG ATGAGAAGGATCACTTTCTCAACAAGTTCGTTCGGTTCTTACAGAAGGGGTCTCAGAAACTGTCAAATgggttttcatctattttggATCCTGAAAAAACTACTACGGTTAGCAAGAATTTAG GTTCACTGTTAAGTCATGCAGAGTCTTTAGTTCCAAGATTTTTAAACGAAGATGACGTGCAGCTACTAAG GTTATTTGTCAGTCAATTTGAGTCTCTGATTGTTCCTGCTGCATCTGAAGATCATCTAGTTGAA GATGCTCACAATACAGGGGTGCGCTCTTCATCCTTACCCAGAGAAATAGCAGCAAATCATGACAACAATGATATCAACATGGAAGAGTGTATGCGAGAGAATGTTACTTTACAAGAGGTGGACCAATTGGATCAATCTGTTGATGGGCAAAGGAAAACTGGGACGATGGAACTGGGTAAGTCTAATGGAGTCCTTACAAATTTGGCAGATATTGAGAGAGATGCTCGAACTGTTGAAACTAGTGGTTCGGATTCTAGTCCAACACGAGGAAAGAACACTATTACTCGAGTGGATGTTGACCACATCAAAGGAAGTGTTCTTGAAGAAACCCTGGAGGATGAAAAGGTCGATGCTATACATTCTGATGAAAAGCAACAAAGGAAACGAAAGCGAACTATAATGAATGATAAACAGATAGCACTTATAGAATCTGCACTTGTAGATGAACCTGACATGCACCGTAATTCAACCTCATTGAGGATGTGGGCTGACAAACTAAGTCTTCAT GGTGCGGAGGTTACAACTTCCAGACTTAAAAATTG GCTCAATAACCGAAAAGCTAGGCTAGCCCGTGCAGCCAAGGATGTTCGTGTTTCATATGAAGGGGACAATCTTGACAGACAAGGTTCTGGCTTGGATTCACCCCACAGTCCTATGGATGATGCTCGTGTAGCCTCTGCTGTGAGAGGGAGTGTTAGGAATGATGTTATAGACACAGCAGTGCCAGCTAGTGTTGATGAGAACTTGGGGACTTCAGTTGCAGCACCTAGGGGATCTGGTCTATACTTTGAGCCAGGCCAATACGTAATGCTTGTTGGTGAAAAAGCAGAGGAGGTTGGGAAGGGTAAGGTATTTCAGGTCCGTGGAAAGTGGTGCGGGAGGAGCTTGGAGCAATCTGGGACATGTGTTGTGGACATTGTGGAACTTTCAATTGATAGATTTGCCAAGCTTCTGCATCCAGTGGAAGCCACAGGCAACTCATTTTATCAGGCCGAAAAAAGACTAGGGTTGATGCGAGTGTTGTGGGATTTAAACAAACTTTTCCAGCTGCCGTCTCGGTGA